A DNA window from Maribellus comscasis contains the following coding sequences:
- a CDS encoding 2-oxoacid:acceptor oxidoreductase family protein, with amino-acid sequence MTEEIIIAGFGGQGVLSMGKILAYSGIMEDKEVTWFPSYGPEMRGGTANVTVIVSDTRISSPILQEFDTAIILNQQSMDKFEKAVKPGGTLLYDPNGVIHPPTRTDINIYKVEGTKTAVDMGNPKVFNMIVFGSYLKVRPILSLDNVEKGLQKSLPERYHKLIPLNLEAIKKGQDIVETVQAV; translated from the coding sequence ATGACAGAAGAAATTATAATTGCGGGATTTGGAGGACAGGGTGTACTTTCGATGGGAAAAATTCTTGCTTATTCGGGAATTATGGAAGACAAGGAAGTTACCTGGTTTCCTTCTTACGGGCCGGAAATGCGTGGCGGAACTGCCAACGTAACTGTAATTGTGAGCGATACAAGAATTAGTTCACCTATTTTGCAGGAATTCGACACTGCCATTATTCTGAATCAGCAGAGTATGGATAAATTTGAAAAAGCAGTAAAACCCGGTGGTACGCTGTTGTACGATCCTAACGGCGTTATTCATCCGCCAACCCGAACTGATATAAATATCTATAAGGTAGAGGGGACTAAAACGGCGGTTGATATGGGAAATCCAAAGGTTTTTAATATGATAGTTTTTGGAAGTTACCTCAAAGTAAGGCCAATTCTTTCTTTGGATAATGTTGAAAAAGGTCTTCAAAAGTCTCTGCCGGAAAGGTATCATAAGTTGATTCCCCTTAATCTGGAAGCTATAAAAAAAGGTCAGGATATTGTTGAAACAGTACAGGCTGTTTGA